From Daucus carota subsp. sativus chromosome 6, DH1 v3.0, whole genome shotgun sequence:
ATTGCTCTTTTACTCCTCTCCGATGGATGGTGATGTTGATGTAGTAAAAGACTGATGTGATGGTCTCCTATTGAACATGGAACTAGCTTtatagcccgtgcgaggcacgggcatgtTCTAACAACgcttcgaattaaaatttaaatgcagaaaaagctaatagcaatgtatttttttcatatattttttgtcCTCCTTCCTTGCTCTTGCAGGTATGTATATAAAAGCATCTAAACTTATCCATCATCTTAAGAGGATCACAAAGGCTTAATAAATACAGAAAACAAAGTACAATAACCAAATAAACATTTACTTGTTTCTCTTCAATGTGCGAATTAAATTAGACAACTTATAATTGACCATCTTATCACCTTACCTCTGACCCTGAAAGTTACACTTTAAATTATGCGGAGAGGAAGCCATAAAATCAAGTAGAGACCATGATTTACAGAGCCAATTGATAAACTAAGAACCaaattgatgattgattgaagGGTTAAGATCAGCCAAGCAATTAACTTCCTTGTGCAAGTTAATTGTTATTCCAATACAGATTTTGATGAAGGATGAGTTCATACTCATCAATGACGCTATACATGGGGAGAACCCTGTCCACCAGATAATTGTATTTGGTTGCCAAAATCCCTCCGACAACACCAAGGAACAGTAGCTCTCAATACAACAGCAACTACAGTTGTTGCCTGTTGTGAAGAAGGTTCTCTGTAGAAGAGCACTTCACCACCTGGAACAAACACATAAGTATTAAATGTGATCATATACATGTAAACTCAGATCCTAGGTATTTTTGTATATATGATAAGTGCTGATGGGATGTAATTAATGATGAGACACATATATAACTAAGAGGAGAAACTCCCTTGAATGGCTTATATAGTGAACAAAGCAACCCTCTATAACCTCTAACATATATTGGTTACTTGTGCTGGCCACAGGTAAACAGCCAAATAATGGCATCCAGAGAGGAGACTATTCAGAGCCTAGAAGCCAGATAAGAACAAACAAACTAACCGAGCTTAGTTTGATAGTTCTGATCAGATCTCCAAAGTGCGAGCACAAACTCTCAAGTGAAGTTAGAGTTGACATAATACAATAAAGGGTAAATTTATATTCAGTGTAGTGCTTACACAATTTCACGGCTTAACAGTCCATTACATCTATCTTGAAGTGCTTAAGGGATATAATAGTGATTAACATTAACAGAAGGTGTAGTACTTGCATTAAAACACGACCAGAAAGGattttaactttataaattaTACTTGCACTTTATAATGGTTTCATTTGATGATAATTCTTTGTTTGATATCCAAATATTATACAAGTTTAACATTAATCAAAAATGCTAAACATATACATTCCAGAGTCTTGAACGCAATTGCAATTACCTTTCTAAAGCATGTAACCTATCAATCTGATGTAATAAGCAGAGCTCCCTTCCAGTTAACAATACCAGTTCCATCTACATACCATTTAAAAATCAATCAGGGCAAACAAAAGGCCCCAAGCTTAGTTTGATAGTTCTGATCAGATCTCCAAAGTTCGAGCACAAACTCTCAAGTGAAGTTAGAGTTAACATAATACAATAAAGGGTAAAATTATATTCAGTGTAGTGCTTACACAATTTCACTATCTTCCTGAAAATAAATCATACTGTGACCATAATTCCCCACCACTTATTCACTTACTATGTATCTGTGATACTAATCCGCACCAGATTCTCCAGTAGCATTATCTGGCTCCATTCCTGTTTCAGATTATCGATCCACAcctcatattattattttcttgccATATCAAATATTAGAGATTGTTTCTCTTGCACACTGgcaccaaaaattataaaactccACTTTTATAGTATCCCCACTGTTGATAGGTATCATATCTAAATAATAACCCATCAGTATCAGTAATAGGTATGCACTACCATAATAATTTATAGCGTTGTCACAGATAACCTGGTCACATTTCCGAAGCATGCAGAATAGAAGAGAGGGTTTTTTTAAATTCTTGGATGACATGCTACTTACGTTTCTTCAGCTGTTAAATGATTTCacaaaaaagaatttttaagaaataacaCCTTAAACAGTGACGCTTTTAAGGCATTTCAAAGGCAATACAATCATAATTTCAACGAAGAATTCCACTCACCggataatttattaaatctcGTCCTTGTCCTCATGTGGTGCAACTTTCTAAGAACAGGATTCATATATCTCTACACACAGAAAGCAAAGAGTTGTGCACATGCaaataacattaaaatatacGTGACTACTGTCGAAGATATACAAGAGAATTATAGCAGGGAATAGTATGTTTTGATAGGTAACCTGAATTACATATGactgtataatatttttggCCGCTCGATGAAGTTATTTTGACTAATAAGAAGAGTTATGAATTCATAACCGATTACAGAAGAAAATGCAGATATAGAGTCTGTAACTTAGAGGAGCAGATGAAGAGTTGTAACACAGAAGATCAGAATGGCAGAGGCCTATGTAGGaagatataaaatatatcataattGGACATTTTCTTACGTGGCTGCCGAATGGtctgtagtatatatataatagatgtaTGTGGTGCCATCTTTATCTAGGAAACCAAAGGTCATATAAGCACCGAGCTTATTGAGGGATTTGGAAGTAGTTTAATGTGTTAAATGATGGGCAGGATTGTACTTTCACACTGATTTTGGTTCACCAAACTCCATGTTgcagcattatatatataatagatttgaTCTTCGAGCACGAACAGAAGGCTGTTGTTGATATTGGAGCATGCACATTTAATTTCTTAGttacaaacttttttaataCCATACACTGTCAGAATCATTTAAATAGTCCAAAATTTGCTACTTGCTGGACTGAgaatatattacatttatatcCTACAGAAAGGTCATGTTACCATGCAGAatggtttttttaatttaataattagatTCCTTCTTAAGTTTAAGAGAATAATTACCTTGGCAACATACTTCCTAATACACTGCATAACCATTTCCAGCTTCCATCGAGGTTCATAAAATGCCTACAATATGTAAACAATCAGCTATTAAGTAATAAACGGCGAAGCTCCAAGACGTCATTTATGAAATGCCTAAATAGATGTCATATATCAGTGACTTAAGTCATGTATTGTTTAGGCAAAGCTTAAGTATCTTTCACAATTATGTTTTGATCCTTAAAGCATGCTATTCTTGACAAGTGCAAGGACCAAAAAGGTTTGTGAAACCTATACAAGACAACGAAATAATACTAACAATTCTGAGCAAATATTGATGGGACGAAAAAGTATATCTCATCAGAATCTTAAACAGACTaccttataatattttaaaaaataatcatccAGACAAGTAAAGGTTcttaagaatttaaatttaattactaCAAGGTTATAGGACTCGGTCAGCTACAGAATAGAGTCTCTGGAAGTTTTAAGTCCCAACTTTAAGACATAATAGCTGCATTCAAGTTCAATTATAATGATATATAGCAGGATAACTaagataagttttttttttccttaattaAATCAGTAGAAGCAGAATTGCACAACTTTAATATGATAGCGAGGGATAGTagtagatactccctccgtccctctgggaTGTATACATTTGTATtgggcacggagactaagaaaagtgtataaaataatgtaaagtaataagaaagagaaagaaaagtaggtaaagtggtgggacccgttaatatttaagtgatagatttggaaaaatagatgaagttagtgggttggtgggatttttatattataaaagtttactattttgggaaagtcttaaaatgtatagaattgaatgggacatcccgaaaaggaaagtgtatataattcaaagggacggagggagtatatttttttatctttttcattATCTTTTATGCTTCATATATGCCTGCACCCTAGCagtgaaataaatatttaagttCCAACCttgaacattaaaaaatatgacATCACTAAAGCCTACGGATTTAATTAGAGCCTAGAAACCCAAGACTGAcagagtaatatattaagtaagAAGAAGAAAGTTAGATACCTGAAGGAAATGGGACAACACATCTCTATTATAAGAAAGTTCATCTAAAATTATCTCCGACACAGGAGCTCTGCACCAAATTATATAGTTTTTATATGACTCAAACTGTATTGATTGAGTGTGGGTTAGATTAGTCAATAGAGTGTGGAATACTAAAACGTACCTGGGACCATCTGCTCATGTTGTAAGACCTTGTATATCTGCTGTCTCCTTTAAACTTTAAAGCATCAAGCTCCATGATCTAAAAAGTGAAAAATGGCATACTTAATAATTAAACATCAAGAATAAAGACAAGTCAATAGATGTACCATCAATAATACCTTCTGCATAGCAGTGCACAAACATTTTTCTATTTGAGGAGGAGCGATGGTGGCGGCTGATCTACAAGTTTCTAACTTGTCCTTGGAGGAATTCTCGGACAATAACAAATCATCAGCAGTTCTGCATGGCACATGCACATCACAGCGATGCAATCTTTTATCAATGCTTTACAGGGGAGCCTTCCCGATCCCTGACATTTATTATTGGCAGAGTTCACTTTTTAGGATACACCTCAAGTTTTGGTTTCTTTCAAAGTTTTGGCCTTTTTCAGTTAAATCAGTTGGGATGTTTGCGGCACTTAGTTTATGCAAATAATGGATCGCCCTCTTTCCAATGTTCGCCATGTCTATGACCTGCGAAGAAACAAAGTTTCACAATATTAGCATACGCAGATCCAGCAAATGGTACCCCACAGCATGTATTATGATTTACAACTAATGACAATGCCTGACATAGTGGCATTTGAGTGTCTTGCTATGGCTTAAGATAAATTATCATTATCTGCAAACtgcaaaaattatatttctttaacCTAATTGCGAGATATAATCATTACCAAAGTAAAGACCAACATAACACAAGTCACAAGAGACAAGCATAGTGCAGTTGCACCAAGTCAGAAAAAGAACCTGCAGGGAAAAGTAGCTCTACAGCTAATGAGCTATATGATACAAGAAGTATCAGAAAAAAGGTAGCCCCTACTTTGGCAATTACATTAGCCCAGCCAAACCCTTGTATACGAGTATCATCATATATTGaatgcatatgaaaaaaatagaaaCGAACCGTCTAAGGGCACAGGGAAGAACAGGGGTTAAAGACTTGAAGGGATCTAGCTATATATGCAAgtaaagtaaataaataaaaaagggtAAGTAGTTTCACATGATTTAACAGAGAAAATAAAGGACTGAATAAACCGTTTTGGCAAGACCTGctgaataattgaataaaagaaGAGCCAGGTCTGTTTAGTTCTTAATATAGCCTGCTTGATTAGTTGGTTCCCTATTTCAGTGCTTTGGCCGTTGGCTTGTTAATTGAAATAATAAGTTTTATAGAGTACAGCTGGTTCCAAGATTTCAAGAAATATCATTTATATAGAAGGGATTAGCCTGAACTTCATTGTTTATACTAACTGAGCAATCAGCACATAGAAAACATAATTCTATCGGCGCATTGGATCAtctcttaaataaaatatacacgACTGTAATAGCAAAAATATATAGACAGACAAACCTGATCAGCAGGCCACCATGGACAACATTTTTTCATGATCTGCGGGGCTAAAGTACATCTCCCCATGCCTTCTAAAGAAACTATAGGAGTGCAAATTATTGGTGCATACTCTTCAACATTGCAATCAGAACCTGACCAAAACAAAATTTAGGAACACTCGGTTTCACCTTGAAGCAAATGTCTTTGGTTTGGAATAATTGAATAAA
This genomic window contains:
- the LOC108224340 gene encoding uncharacterized protein LOC108224340 isoform X2, whose protein sequence is MQKIMELDALKFKGDSRYTRSYNMSRWSQAFYEPRWKLEMVMQCIRKYVAKRYMNPVLRKLHHMRTRTRFNKLSGGEVLFYREPSSQQATTVVAVVLRATVPWCCRRACIASLMSMNSSFIKICIGITINLHKEVNCLADLNPSINHQFGS
- the LOC108224340 gene encoding uncharacterized protein LOC108224340 isoform X1, coding for MQKVLLMIMELDALKFKGDSRYTRSYNMSRWSQAFYEPRWKLEMVMQCIRKYVAKRYMNPVLRKLHHMRTRTRFNKLSGGEVLFYREPSSQQATTVVAVVLRATVPWCCRRACIASLMSMNSSFIKICIGITINLHKEVNCLADLNPSINHQFGS
- the LOC108224340 gene encoding uncharacterized protein LOC108224340 isoform X3, giving the protein MELDALKFKGDSRYTRSYNMSRWSQAFYEPRWKLEMVMQCIRKYVAKRYMNPVLRKLHHMRTRTRFNKLSGGEVLFYREPSSQQATTVVAVVLRATVPWCCRRACIASLMSMNSSFIKICIGITINLHKEVNCLADLNPSINHQFGS
- the LOC108224340 gene encoding uncharacterized protein LOC108224340 isoform X4, which produces MQKVLLMIMELDALKFKGDSRYTRSYNMSRWSQAFYEPRWKLEMVMQCIRKYVAKRYMNPVLRKLHHMRTRTRFNKLSGGEVLFYREPSSQQATTVVAVVLRATVPWCCRRDFGNQIQLSGGQGSPHV
- the LOC108224340 gene encoding uncharacterized protein LOC108224340 isoform X5, translating into MQKVLLMIMELDALKFKGDSRYTRSYNMSRWSQAFYEPRWKLEMVMQCIRKYVAKRYMNPVLRKLHHMRTRTRFNKLSDGTGIVNWKGALLITSD